DNA from Elusimicrobiota bacterium:
ATGAAGCGCGTGCTCTCCGTGGACTTCACCGCGGCGCACATGCTCGACATGATCGAGAACCGCCTCTTCGAGCGCGGCGGCCGCCTGCTCTTCGCCAACATCCCCCAGACCTCGCCCACGGGCCAGGACCTGACTTCGTACCTGCGCCTGCTGGGCCTGGCCGACCCGGCGCGGCGCGCGCATCTCTTCCCCACCTTGGACGACGCTTTCACTTGGGCCGAAGACCGCATACTGGCCAAGAACCTGGGGGGCGCGGCGCCCGATTCGCCCCTGCCTTTGGAGGAGATCGACCTGCTCAAAGGCCTGGACCCCTCGTGCCTCGCCGCGCTCAAGGCCTGCACCGGCTCGCGGGCGCTGGCGCCGGGGGAGCCCGTCTTCAAGCAGGGCGACGAGGCGGCCGACGAGATGTACCTCATCCGCCGCGGCCGGGTGCGCATCGAGCTCGACGTGGCCTCGGGCGGCCGGCGCCTGCTGGCCGTGTTCTCCCGGGGCGATTTCTTCGGCGAGATGGCCTTCCTGGACCGCGGCCGGCGCGCGGCCTCGGCCGTGGCCCTGGCCCCGACCGAGCTCTTCACGCTCTCGCGCCGGCGCTGCGAGGAGGCCGCGAGCCGCGACCCGGAGCTGGGCCTCAAGCTGCTCACCCGGCTCTCCAAGGCCCTGGCCCTGCGCCTGCGCCAGGCCGACGCGGAGATCCGCGCTTTACACGAAGCCTAATTCCTATAATTAGTGGACCGGAGGAAACCATGACCAAGAAGAAACACACTCAGACCGATTCCAAGACCGACGACACCACCGGCACCTACGCCTACGACAAGAAGCTGGGCAAGGTGGTGAAAGTCTCCAGCAAGGTGCCCGGAGTCTCGTCGAAAGGCAAGGGCGGAGGATTCGACGACATGCCTTCCGGCGGCGGCTGCGACGGCTGTCCCTCGGGCGGCTCCTGCGGCATGGGAGGCATGGGCGGGATGGGAGGAATGGGCGGCTTCTAGGCTGATGAAGTTCCTCTGGCTCTGCGCCGCGCTCCTGGCTCCCACGGCCTCGTTGGCCGAGGACAGCCAGCCGCCGATGAACCCGCTGACGGCCAAGGCCGTGGCCGAGTTCCAGGCGGGGGCGAAGGCCGCGGCCTGCTCCGACGCCACGGCCGCGCTGGGGATGAACCCCAAAGACGAGAAGGCCATGGGCATCTCCAAGCTGACCTGCGGCGAGAAGCCCATCGACAAGATGGACTTCAAGAAGAAGCCGCAGAAGGACGTGGAGGAGGAATCCGCCAACCTCAAGCCCAAGCCCTTCTCCGGCAAGGCCAACGCTCCCCCGGACCAGCGCCAGCAGCAGCCTCAGCAGCAGTCTCTGCAGGGCACGCAAGGCAGCGGCCTGGATACCGGCGGGCTGCCGGACGAGAACATCCCCTCCCAGGTCATCAGCGCGCCTCCGTCCGGGCCGGGCGTCCTGGACCAGCCCACGCCCTATGACAAGCTCATGGAGTCGCAGTCGCTCTTGTCCCAGGGCAAGCCCGCCGAGGCCGCGGCCGCGGCCCGGCGCGCCGCCGAGCTGCAGCCCAACAACTCGCGGGCTTTCGACGCCTGGGCCGAGGCCACCCGCGAGCTGCGCAACTACGACCAGCTGCTCGCCATCTCCGAGCGGGGCCTGAAGTCCTTCCCCAAGGACCTGGACCTTCTCAAGAACAAGATCTTCGCGCTCAACAAGAAGAAGGACTACGCGGCGGCCATCGCGACCGCCGACCAGGCCCTGGCCCTCTACGCGACGGACGCCACGCTCCTGACCTTGAAGGCTTACGCCCAGGGCCGCAGCGGCGACCATGACGGCATGGTCAAGACCTTGGAGACCGCCTTCGCGCTCGACCCGACCTTCGAGCCGCTCTTGCTGGAGGCGCGCGCCTCCAAGGACGGCGAGCCTTTCCTCATGCCCGGAGACGCCAAGGAGGCGCCCCGCCAGGCCGTCCCGGTCAAGCGCGAGCGTGCGCCGGTCACGGGCCTGCTCATCTTCGGCGGGCTGCTCTTGCTTCTGGCCGTCCTGGCCGCGCTGGCCTTGCTGGGCGTGTTCAAGCGCGGCGAGGCCGCGGCCGAGCCCGGCCCCGAGCCGCCGCCTCCAGCGGAACCGCCCGCCTCGCCCCCGGCCGCTCCGCCGGCCCCCTGATGAGCTATCTGCACGCCGCGGTCCTTGGCTTGGTCCAAGGCCTGGGGGAGTTCCTGCCCATTTCGAGCTCCGCGCACCTGGTGCTGGTGCCCTGGCTCTTCAAGTGGAGCTACCAGGGCCTGGACTACGACGTGGCCCTGCATTGGGGCACCATGATCGCGGTCTGCGTCTATTTCTGGAAAGACTGGGTGGAGCTCCTCAAGGCCGGGCTCTCCAAGGCCGAGTCCGCCCAGCGCCGGCTCTTCTGGGCCATCGCGCTGGCCACCGTTCCGGGCGGCGTCGTCGGCCTCCTGCTGGAGAAGCGCGTCGAACGGGACCTGCACTCGCCCGTCATCATCGCGCTGACCTTGGCGGCCTTCGGGCTTTTGCTGGGCCTGTCCCAGCGGCTGGGCCGCCAGCAGAGGCGGACCGAGGACCTGAGCCTGCGCGACGTATTCCTGATCGGCTGCGCCCAAGCCTTGGCCGTGGTTCCCGGCGTGTCGCGCTCCGGCTCCACCATGACGGCCGGACTGCTCTTGGGCCTCAAGCGCGAGGAGGCGGCGCGGTTCTCGTTCCTGCTCATGGTCCCCATCGTCATCGGCGCCGGGGTCATGAAGCTGCGCCACGTGGGGGCCGAGGCGGCGCACGGCGCCTTCTGGTTCGGGATACTCGTCACCACGCTGGTGGGCCTGGCCTGCATCAAGCTCCTGCTCGCTTATCTCAAGGACCGCGGCGTCGGCGTCTTCGTGGCCTACCGCCTTGTATTCGCCGCCCTCGTTCTCGCCGCGGCCCTGCGCTGATGGGGTCAGACCCTCACACACTTCACAAACCTGCCATGGAAAAGCTCCTGCGCGTGAAGGTGCACCCGGACTCGCGCGAGAACCGCCTGGAGGAGAAAGGCCCGACCGCCTATGAGGCCTGGGTCAAGGCCGAAGCCGAGCAGGGCAAGGCCAACGCCGCGGTGCTCTCCTTGCTCGCCGCGCGCTTGGGAATAGAGGCCAAGCGCCTGCGCATCATCAAGGGCGCGACCGCCCCTTCCAAGATCGTCGCTGTCCTGGGCTAGACCCGTTCTGGTGCCGGTGGTCAACTTTGTCAACTTATTAACTTCCCAATTGGAATAAGTTGAAAAGTTAAGAAAGTTGACCCCCGGCACCGCATTAGGGCGCGTTCCGCTCCCACTGCTCCTTGGCCGACTCTTCTTTCCGCGCGGCGGCCTCGGCCCTCTCCGGCTGGCCGGTCTCGCTATAGAGCTCCTTGAGCTGACGCCAGGGAGCGTCCCAGACCGGATCGAGCGCGGCCTGGGCCTCGAAGCGCGCGATGGCCTCCTCTTTGCGCCCCAGCTTGCGCAACGCCGAGCCTTCCTGGTAGTGGACATTCACGTAGTCGGGCGCCAGCGCGCGCACCCGCTGATACTGCGCCACGGCCCGGTCCAGGTCGCCCGGGTCCGCGCGGTCCTGCAGGACGTTGCCCGCGAAGTACTGGCTCATGACATAGGCGGGTGAGCCCGGGACCACCCGCTCGTATTCCTGCAGGGCCTTGTCCCAGGACCCCTCCTTCGAGTGGTAGATGGCGACATTATGACGGATGTCCGATCGGAAACAGCGCACGCAGTACCAGCCCAGGCCCAGAGCCGCGGCGAGGACCGGGAGCATCAGGAGGCGGCGCGCCCCGCCCCCGAAAGGCAGGGGCGCGGCCAGCACCGGGGCCGCCGGGCCGGACTCGGCGCAGGCCAGGACCCCCAGCAGGCCGGCCACGAAATACATGAGCCAGCCGGGCATGACATAGCGCGACGAGCTGCTCAGCAGCATGGCGAGCAGGGCCGCGGCCAGGGCCGTGAAGAGTCCCAGCGTGCAGACCGGATCTTCCCGCCCCGCGTCCCGGCCGAGCAGCCGGCGCCAGCCCTGCAGCAGCAAAGCGCCGAAGAGCCACAGCCATAAGCCCAGGCTGACCAAGCCGCCCTCCGTCCATTGCTCCAGGAGCTCGTTCTCCGGGTGGTCGGTCTCGGTGTTGTGCTTATGCTCGAAGAGGATCACTTCCGGCGTGCGGAAGGCGGGATACCTGACCCAGTAGGAGCCGGGGCCCGAGCCGAGCAGAGGCTGGGAGAGGTTGAGCGCCAGCGTCCCTTTCCAGGTCTTGGGCAGGAACTTGGCTTGGGAGGAGAGGTCGTAGTCCCGGTGCTGCGGCCGGCCCTCGGCCGCGGGCCCGCGGCCCGAGCAGAGCAGGCTGGCGACCGCGCACAGCGCGGCCAGCCCGATCGCGGCGGCTCTCTTGCGCTCCGGCAGCACGAAGAAGGACAGCCCGGCGAAGAGCGCCATGATCGCGACGAAGAAGATGCCTTCCCAGGCGGAACCGGTCCAGCCCAGCACGGCGCAGCTCAGCAGGGCGACCGCTCCGACCGCGCCTCTGAGCCGCCTGGGCAGCTCATCGTCCAGCGCCCAAGCCAAGGCCAGCGGCGCGCAGACCAGCAGGTAGCTGGCCAGGAAATTCGGGTTCCCCATGGTTGAGAACACCCGCGTCCCGAACGCTCCTTTCCAGACGAACGGGTCCAGGCCCAGGCACTGCAGGAAGCCGTAGAGGACGACGACGGCCCAGCTGCCCAGGATGACGCCGACCGCCTGACGCAGGTCGCGCCGGGAGAAGACCGCCAGGGCCAGGATGACGGCGAGC
Protein-coding regions in this window:
- the uppP gene encoding undecaprenyl-diphosphatase UppP, with translation MSYLHAAVLGLVQGLGEFLPISSSAHLVLVPWLFKWSYQGLDYDVALHWGTMIAVCVYFWKDWVELLKAGLSKAESAQRRLFWAIALATVPGGVVGLLLEKRVERDLHSPVIIALTLAAFGLLLGLSQRLGRQQRRTEDLSLRDVFLIGCAQALAVVPGVSRSGSTMTAGLLLGLKREEAARFSFLLMVPIVIGAGVMKLRHVGAEAAHGAFWFGILVTTLVGLACIKLLLAYLKDRGVGVFVAYRLVFAALVLAAALR
- a CDS encoding DUF167 domain-containing protein, which codes for MEKLLRVKVHPDSRENRLEEKGPTAYEAWVKAEAEQGKANAAVLSLLAARLGIEAKRLRIIKGATAPSKIVAVLG